The genomic DNA CCTGCTGTGACTGCGGGCTTGTTCCTACAAAAAACAAAACCCCGCTTACGCGGGGTTTTGTGTGTTGCGGGAAGCGTCTCTTATTTGCGCTTCATGGATTCGAAGAATTCCAGGTTGGTCTTGGTATGCTTCATGCGGTCGATGAGGAATTCCATGGCGCCGATTTCGTCCATGGGATGGAGGACCTTGCGCAGGATCCACATCTTCTGCAGCTCATCTTCGCTGACCAGACGCTCTTCGCGGCGGGTGCCGGACTTGCGAATGTTCATGGCCGGGAACACGCGCTTCTCTGCCACCTTGCGATCCAGGTGCAGTTCCATGTTGCCGGTGCCCTTGAATTCTTCGTAGATCACCTCGTCCATTTTGGACCCAGTGTCTACCAGCGCGGTGGCGAGGATGGTCAGGCTGCCGCCTTCCTCGATATTTCGTGCGGCACCGAAGAAGCGCTTGGGTTTTTCCAGGGCATGGGCGTCCACACCACCGGTGAGCACCTTGCCGGAGCTGGGCTGTACGGTGTTATAGGCCCGTGCCAGACGGGTGATGGAGTCGAGCAGGATTACCACGTCCTGTTTGTGCTCTACCAGACGCTTGGCTTTCTCGATCACCATTTCGGCCACCTGCACGTGACGTGCGGGGGGCTCGTCGAAGGTGGATGCCACTACTTCACCGCGCACGGTGCGGGACATCTCGGTCACTTCTTCCGGGCGCTCGTCAATCAGCAGCACAATCATGTGCGATTCGGGATTGTTGCGGGCAATGGACTGGGCCACGGTTTGCAGCAGCATGGTCTTGCCGGCTTTCGGCGGTGCCACGATCAGGCCGCGCTGTCCCTTGCCGATCGGCGCCACCAG from Alcanivorax sp. includes the following:
- the rho gene encoding transcription termination factor Rho is translated as MNLSELKQKPIGELLDIAKELGLENLARTRKQDVIFSILKRAAKNGSDIYGDGVLEILQDGFGFLRSAEGSYLAGPDDIYVSPSQIRRFNLRTGDTISGKIRPPKDGERYFAMLKVNEINFDRPENAKNKILFENLTPLFPTERFVMEAGNGSTEDITSRVIDLVAPIGKGQRGLIVAPPKAGKTMLLQTVAQSIARNNPESHMIVLLIDERPEEVTEMSRTVRGEVVASTFDEPPARHVQVAEMVIEKAKRLVEHKQDVVILLDSITRLARAYNTVQPSSGKVLTGGVDAHALEKPKRFFGAARNIEEGGSLTILATALVDTGSKMDEVIYEEFKGTGNMELHLDRKVAEKRVFPAMNIRKSGTRREERLVSEDELQKMWILRKVLHPMDEIGAMEFLIDRMKHTKTNLEFFESMKRK